The following proteins are encoded in a genomic region of Larus michahellis chromosome 30, bLarMic1.1, whole genome shotgun sequence:
- the LOC141735317 gene encoding mucin-3A-like, with product MELVVTVTNFNYTEDLKNNRSDTYRDFEEHFQKEIRKIYGNIPGYEGVKIISLKPGSIVVEHQVIFTLRGSSNNTETEEITKRLVESLKETEATQGTCQHNSSILCLTVSDNPIVKNLTAGASLQEICWQRAPSKYQEFYYALTIQGIIHCITNCTPNTPITMDCHHGQCHVTQDGPKCFCQDEALYWYTGDNCSGRVSKLATGLGLVATVLLIICIVLAALLVRNHWRKYMLSDPQSYTDGNWYKDKNSSWHSPDGFLYRNMWADSTIADPQPQLGWMETNVWRRPPRQPTIPHHYAMGEETLHNFKPSLELVDTSSPMKISRPKLITQL from the exons ATGGAGCTGGTGGTGACCGTCACCAACTTCAACTACACGGAGGACCTGAAGAACAACCGTTCGGACACCTACCGCGACTTTGAGGAGcacttccagaaggag ATCAGGAAGATCTACGGGAACATCCCCGGCTACGAGGGCGTGAAGATCATCAGCCTCAA GCCTGGCAGCATCGTGGTGGAGCACCAGGTCATCTTCACCTTGAGGGGGAGCAGCAACAATACGGAGACTGAGGAAATAACGAAGAGGCTGGTGGAGAGCTTGAAAGAGACGGAGGCCACCCAGGGCACCTGCCAGCACAACAGCT CCATCCTCTGCCTCACCGTGTCAGACAACCCCATCGTCAAGAACCTGACGGCGGGGGCTTCCCTGCAAG agATCTGCTGGCAACGAGCACCCAGCAAATACCAGGAATTCTACTACGCGCTGACCATCCAGGGCATCATCCACTGCATCACCAACTGCACACCCAACACACCGATCACCATGGATTGCCACCACGGCCAGTGCCACGTCACCCAGGACGGTCCGAAGTGCTT ctgccaggATGAAGCCCTGTACTGGTACACAGGTGACAACTGCTCCGGCCGCGTCAGCAAGTTGGCAACTGGCTTGGGGCTGGTGGCCACCGTGTTGCTCATCATCTGCATTGTCCTCGCCGCCTTGCTGGTCAGGAACCATTGGAGGAAGTACATGCTGAG TGACCCTCAATCCTACACTGATGGCAACTGGTACAAGGACAAGAACTCCTCCTGGCACTCCCCCGATGGCTTCCTCTACCGCAACATGTGGGCCGACAGCACCATAGCTGACCCCCAACCCCAGTTAGGTTGGATGGAGACCAACGTTTGGAGAAGACCACCGAGACAACCAACCATCCCCCACCATTACGCCATGGGTGAGGAGACTCTACATAACTTCAAGCCTTCGTTGGAGCTGGTGGATACCTCCAGCCCG ATGAAGATCTCCAGGCCAAAGTTGATCACCCAGCTATGA
- the LOC141735322 gene encoding syntaxin-1B isoform X2: protein MDEFFEQVEEIRGCIEKLSEDVEQVKKQHSAILAAPNPDEKTKQELEDLTADIKKTANKVRSKLKAIEQSIEQEEGLNRSSADLRIRKTQFVEVMTEYNATQSKYRDRCKDRIQRQLEITGRTTTNEELEDMLESGKLAIFTDDIKMDSQMTKQALNEIETRHNEIIKLETSIRELHDMFVDMAMLVESQGEMIDRIEYNVEHSVDYVERAVSDTKKAVKYQSKARRKKIMIIICCVVLGVVLASSIGGTLGL from the exons ATGGACGAGTTCTTCGAGCAG gTGGAGGAGATCCGGGGCTGCATCGAGAAGCTGTCGGAGGATGTGGAGCAGGTGAAGAAGCAGCACAGCGCCATCCTGGCCGCCCCCAACCCCGACGAGA agacgaagcaggagctggaggacCTCACGGCCGACATCAAGAAGACGGCGAACAAAGTGCGCTCCAAGTTGAAAG ccATCGAGCAGAGCATCGAGCAGGAGGAAGGTCTGAACCGCTCCTCGGCCGACCTCCGCATCCGCAAAACCCAG TTCGTGGAGGTGATGACCGAGTACAACGCCACCCAGTCCAAGTACCGCGACCGCTGCAAGGACAGGATCCAGAGGCAGCTGGAGATCA ccggCCGGACCACCACCAACGAGGAGCTGGAGGACATGCTGGAGAGCGGGAAGTTGGCCATCTTCACCGATGAC ATCAAAATGGACTCGCAGATGACCAAACAGGCCCTGAACGAGATCGAGACGCGACACAACGAGATCATCAAGCTGGAGACCAGCATCCGGGAGCTGCACGACATGTTCGTGGACATGGCCATGTTGGTGGAGAGCCAG GGCGAGATGATCGACCGCATCGAGTACAACGTGGAGCACTCGGTCGACTACGTGGAACGCGCCGTCTCGGACACCAAAAAAGCCGTAAAGTACCAGAGCAAAGCTCGGAGG AAGAAAATCATGATCATAATTTGTTGCGTGGTGCTGGGGGTGGTCTTGGCCTCCTCCATCGGGGGCACGTTGGGCTTGTAG
- the LOC141735322 gene encoding syntaxin-1B isoform X1, whose amino-acid sequence MDEFFEQVEEIRGCIEKLSEDVEQVKKQHSAILAAPNPDEKTKQELEDLTADIKKTANKVRSKLKAIEQSIEQEEGLNRSSADLRIRKTQHSTLSRKFVEVMTEYNATQSKYRDRCKDRIQRQLEITGRTTTNEELEDMLESGKLAIFTDDIKMDSQMTKQALNEIETRHNEIIKLETSIRELHDMFVDMAMLVESQGEMIDRIEYNVEHSVDYVERAVSDTKKAVKYQSKARRKKIMIIICCVVLGVVLASSIGGTLGL is encoded by the exons ATGGACGAGTTCTTCGAGCAG gTGGAGGAGATCCGGGGCTGCATCGAGAAGCTGTCGGAGGATGTGGAGCAGGTGAAGAAGCAGCACAGCGCCATCCTGGCCGCCCCCAACCCCGACGAGA agacgaagcaggagctggaggacCTCACGGCCGACATCAAGAAGACGGCGAACAAAGTGCGCTCCAAGTTGAAAG ccATCGAGCAGAGCATCGAGCAGGAGGAAGGTCTGAACCGCTCCTCGGCCGACCTCCGCATCCGCAAAACCCAG CATTCCACGCTGTCCCGCAAGTTCGTGGAGGTGATGACCGAGTACAACGCCACCCAGTCCAAGTACCGCGACCGCTGCAAGGACAGGATCCAGAGGCAGCTGGAGATCA ccggCCGGACCACCACCAACGAGGAGCTGGAGGACATGCTGGAGAGCGGGAAGTTGGCCATCTTCACCGATGAC ATCAAAATGGACTCGCAGATGACCAAACAGGCCCTGAACGAGATCGAGACGCGACACAACGAGATCATCAAGCTGGAGACCAGCATCCGGGAGCTGCACGACATGTTCGTGGACATGGCCATGTTGGTGGAGAGCCAG GGCGAGATGATCGACCGCATCGAGTACAACGTGGAGCACTCGGTCGACTACGTGGAACGCGCCGTCTCGGACACCAAAAAAGCCGTAAAGTACCAGAGCAAAGCTCGGAGG AAGAAAATCATGATCATAATTTGTTGCGTGGTGCTGGGGGTGGTCTTGGCCTCCTCCATCGGGGGCACGTTGGGCTTGTAG